In the Streptomyces sp. NBC_00525 genome, one interval contains:
- a CDS encoding ATP-binding protein: MRRRLINSTLAVVLVVIAVFGVSLVIVETRTISSSAQESVDSEALRLISVIESRLLGEERINPEVLAEQIDSKRYALVKMAGRAPIEVGERPTGSVITATETGEHGERVTVEESRSAVTREVGRTLMIIGAVALLAIVSAVLLAVRQANKLASPLTDLAETAERLGSGDPRPRHKRYGVPELDRVADVLDASAERIARMLTAERRLAADASHQLRTPLTALSMRIEEISLTDDPETVKEEAHIALAQVERLTDVVQRLLTNARDPRTGSAVVFDLDEVVKQQIEEWRPAYRGEGRAIVCSGKQGLSAVGTPGAVAQVLAALIENSLMHGRGTVALRTRVTGNQAVIEVTDEGPGVPADLGARIFERTISGRNSTGIGLAVARDLAEADGGRLELLQQQPPVFALFLSRMAQSRTEAETERPVR; the protein is encoded by the coding sequence ATGCGCCGACGACTGATCAACTCCACCCTCGCCGTCGTGCTCGTGGTGATCGCCGTCTTCGGCGTCTCCCTCGTCATCGTCGAGACCCGCACCATCAGCAGCAGCGCCCAGGAGAGCGTCGACTCCGAGGCGCTCCGGCTGATCAGCGTCATCGAGAGCCGGCTCCTCGGCGAGGAGCGGATCAACCCCGAAGTGCTCGCCGAGCAGATCGACAGCAAGCGCTACGCCCTGGTCAAGATGGCGGGCCGGGCCCCCATCGAGGTCGGCGAGCGCCCCACCGGCAGCGTGATCACCGCCACCGAGACGGGCGAGCACGGCGAGCGGGTCACCGTCGAGGAGTCCCGCTCCGCCGTCACCCGAGAGGTCGGCCGCACCCTGATGATCATCGGCGCGGTGGCGCTGCTGGCCATCGTCTCCGCCGTCCTCCTCGCCGTGCGCCAGGCCAACAAGCTCGCCTCGCCGCTCACCGACCTCGCCGAGACCGCCGAACGCCTGGGCTCCGGCGACCCCCGCCCGCGCCACAAGCGGTACGGGGTGCCCGAGCTGGACCGTGTCGCCGACGTCCTCGACGCCTCCGCCGAACGGATCGCCCGCATGCTCACCGCGGAGCGCCGGCTCGCCGCCGACGCCTCCCACCAGCTGCGGACCCCGCTCACCGCGCTGTCCATGCGCATCGAGGAGATCTCGCTCACCGACGACCCGGAGACCGTGAAGGAGGAGGCGCACATCGCGCTCGCCCAGGTCGAACGGCTCACGGACGTGGTGCAGCGGCTGCTCACCAACGCCCGCGACCCCCGGACCGGCTCGGCGGTCGTCTTCGACCTGGACGAGGTCGTCAAGCAGCAGATCGAGGAGTGGCGCCCGGCCTACCGGGGCGAGGGCCGCGCCATCGTGTGCTCGGGCAAGCAGGGGCTCAGCGCCGTGGGCACGCCGGGCGCGGTCGCCCAGGTCCTGGCCGCGCTGATCGAGAACTCCCTGATGCACGGGCGGGGCACGGTCGCCCTGCGCACGCGGGTCACCGGCAATCAGGCGGTGATCGAGGTGACGGACGAGGGCCCCGGCGTCCCGGCCGACCTGGGGGCGCGGATCTTCGAGCGGACCATCAGCGGCCGCAACTCCACGGGCATCGGCCTCGCCGTCGCCCGCGACCTCGCCGAGGCGGACGGCGGCCGGCTGGAACTCCTCCAGCAGCAGCCCCCGGTCTTCGCCCTCTTCCTGAGCCGCATGGCCCAGAGCCGGACGGAAGCGGAAACGGAACGTCCGGTGAGGTAG
- a CDS encoding response regulator transcription factor, which produces MTRVLLAEDDASISEPLARALRREGYEVEVREDGPTALDAGLQGGIDLVVLDLGLPGMDGLEVARRLRAEGHTVPVLVLTARADEVDTVVGLDAGADDYVTKPFRLAELLARVRALLRRGAAEPAPQPATHGVRIDVESHRAWMGEEELQLTAKEFDLLRVLVRDAGRVVTRDQLMREVWDTTWWSSTKTLDMHISWLRKKLGDDAANPRYIATVRGVGFRFEKS; this is translated from the coding sequence ATGACCCGTGTACTGCTCGCCGAGGACGACGCATCCATCTCGGAACCGCTGGCCCGCGCCCTGCGGCGGGAGGGTTACGAGGTCGAGGTGCGGGAAGACGGCCCGACCGCGCTCGACGCCGGTCTCCAGGGCGGCATCGACCTGGTCGTGCTCGACCTGGGGCTGCCCGGCATGGACGGCCTCGAAGTCGCCCGCCGGCTCCGTGCCGAGGGTCACACCGTGCCGGTCCTGGTGCTGACCGCCCGCGCCGACGAGGTGGACACGGTCGTCGGGCTCGACGCCGGCGCCGACGACTACGTCACCAAGCCCTTCCGCCTCGCCGAACTGCTCGCCCGCGTCCGGGCCCTGCTGCGGCGCGGCGCCGCCGAGCCCGCCCCCCAGCCCGCCACGCACGGCGTCCGCATCGACGTCGAATCGCACCGGGCCTGGATGGGCGAGGAGGAACTGCAGCTCACCGCCAAGGAGTTCGACCTCCTGCGCGTCCTCGTACGGGACGCCGGCCGGGTCGTCACCCGCGACCAGCTGATGCGCGAGGTCTGGGACACCACCTGGTGGTCCTCCACCAAGACCCTCGACATGCACATCTCCTGGCTCCGCAAGAAACTCGGCGACGACGCGGCCAACCCGCGCTACATCGCCACCGTCCGGGGCGTCGGCTTCCGCTTCGAGAAGAGCTGA
- a CDS encoding peptide MFS transporter, with protein sequence MASSLTKDPSSTAGGEKAFFGHPRGLATLFMTEMWERYSFYGMKALLPLYLIAPGGMHMNAATATTIYSAYMAMVYLLAMPGGWMADRFWGPRRTVAIGGAVVILGHITLAVPNSATFFAGLALVALGSGLLKANISTMVGHLYNGPEDPRRDGGFTLFYIGINVGAFLAPLTIGTVGEKVNWHFGFALAALGMALGLAQFMLGTRHLSPRSDIVTTPATAQEKQSALRKGMIWLIVAVVFYGLLGITGNFVDWGVLPITLAGLIIPVAVLARMKRDKELTDTEQSKLSGYIWFFVVAAVFWMIYDQNGSTLSIFGKNSTTNSLFGFDFPTSWYQSLNPIFVMAMAPVLASAWLWLNKRGKEPSTAVKFASSLVLIGVSFAVFLIPLIDTAANGGKVSPMWLVSVYFIQTVAELCLSPVGLSVTTKMAPAKYSSQMMGVWFLAVTAGDSVTGLLTSKQLGVNLDTTGAVAFEVILAVVAGVGIWMYRKKVAQHMGDVR encoded by the coding sequence ATGGCGTCCAGCCTGACGAAGGACCCGTCGAGCACCGCCGGTGGCGAGAAGGCCTTCTTCGGCCACCCCCGGGGCCTGGCCACGCTCTTCATGACGGAGATGTGGGAGCGGTACAGCTTCTACGGCATGAAGGCGCTGCTCCCGCTGTACTTGATCGCGCCCGGCGGCATGCACATGAACGCCGCCACCGCGACGACCATCTACTCCGCCTACATGGCGATGGTCTACCTGCTCGCCATGCCCGGCGGCTGGATGGCCGACCGGTTCTGGGGTCCGCGCCGGACGGTCGCCATCGGCGGCGCCGTCGTCATCCTCGGCCACATCACGCTCGCGGTGCCCAACTCGGCGACCTTCTTCGCGGGGCTGGCGCTGGTCGCGCTCGGTTCCGGGCTGCTGAAGGCCAACATCTCCACGATGGTCGGCCACCTCTACAACGGCCCCGAGGACCCGCGCCGCGACGGCGGCTTCACGCTCTTCTACATCGGGATCAACGTCGGCGCCTTCCTCGCCCCGCTGACCATCGGCACCGTCGGCGAGAAGGTCAACTGGCACTTCGGCTTCGCGCTGGCCGCGCTCGGCATGGCGCTGGGTCTCGCCCAGTTCATGCTCGGCACCCGCCACCTGAGCCCGCGCAGCGACATCGTCACCACCCCGGCGACGGCGCAGGAGAAGCAGTCCGCGCTGCGCAAGGGCATGATCTGGCTGATCGTCGCGGTCGTCTTCTACGGCCTGCTCGGCATCACCGGCAACTTCGTCGACTGGGGCGTCCTGCCGATCACCCTGGCCGGGCTGATCATCCCGGTCGCCGTCCTGGCCCGCATGAAGCGCGACAAGGAGCTGACCGACACCGAGCAGTCCAAGCTGTCGGGCTACATCTGGTTCTTCGTGGTCGCGGCCGTCTTCTGGATGATCTACGACCAGAACGGCTCGACGCTGTCGATCTTCGGTAAGAACTCGACGACGAACAGCCTGTTCGGGTTCGACTTCCCGACCTCCTGGTACCAGTCGCTGAACCCGATCTTCGTGATGGCGATGGCCCCCGTGCTCGCCTCGGCGTGGCTGTGGCTGAACAAGCGCGGCAAGGAGCCGAGCACCGCGGTCAAGTTCGCCTCCAGCCTCGTGCTGATCGGCGTCTCCTTCGCGGTCTTCCTGATCCCGCTGATCGACACCGCCGCCAATGGCGGCAAGGTCAGCCCGATGTGGCTGGTCTCGGTCTACTTCATCCAGACCGTCGCGGAGCTGTGCCTGTCGCCGGTCGGCCTGTCGGTGACCACGAAGATGGCGCCGGCGAAGTACAGCTCGCAGATGATGGGCGTCTGGTTCCTCGCCGTCACCGCCGGCGACTCCGTGACCGGTCTGCTCACCTCCAAGCAGCTCGGCGTGAACCTGGACACCACCGGGGCGGTCGCCTTCGAGGTGATCCTCGCCGTCGTCGCCGGTGTGGGCATCTGGATGTACCGCAAGAAGGTCGCCCAGCACATGGGCGACGTGCGCTGA
- a CDS encoding ATP-binding protein, with amino-acid sequence MSTTRQHPPGDLGREPEGAGVSSAEPVRPDGAADRQWRTLSLREATGIVPTARDFARQALHDWGWLPASSADRRAAAEDVLLVVSELVTNACLHAGGPDEIRIARSPKVLRVEVADGGAGQPAPRTPHRAGRPGGHGMFIVQRLCLDWGVVRVPGEPGKTVWAELAAPA; translated from the coding sequence ATGAGCACCACCCGGCAGCATCCGCCGGGCGACCTCGGCCGCGAGCCGGAGGGCGCGGGCGTTTCCTCCGCCGAGCCCGTCCGGCCGGACGGGGCCGCCGACCGGCAGTGGCGCACGCTGTCGTTGCGGGAGGCCACCGGCATCGTGCCGACGGCCCGTGATTTCGCCCGTCAGGCGCTGCACGACTGGGGCTGGCTCCCCGCGTCGAGCGCCGACCGCCGCGCCGCCGCGGAGGACGTCCTGCTCGTCGTCTCCGAGCTGGTCACCAACGCCTGCCTGCACGCGGGCGGCCCCGACGAGATCCGGATCGCCCGCAGCCCCAAGGTGCTGCGCGTGGAGGTCGCGGACGGCGGCGCGGGCCAGCCCGCGCCCCGTACGCCGCACCGGGCCGGGCGGCCCGGCGGACACGGCATGTTCATCGTCCAGCGGCTCTGCCTGGACTGGGGCGTCGTACGGGTGCCGGGCGAGCCCGGCAAGACCGTCTGGGCGGAGCTGGCCGCCCCGGCGTGA
- a CDS encoding STAS domain-containing protein: MDRGTVGSANRGRLQVEARTEGLSEVVTPVGELDHHTADLLREPLESAVEQGRVRLVVDCSRLDFCDSTGLNVLLGARLKAEAAGGGVHLAAMQPVVARVFEITGAEAVFTVHASLAEALET, encoded by the coding sequence ATGGACCGCGGGACGGTCGGCAGTGCGAACCGGGGTCGGCTTCAGGTCGAGGCCCGGACCGAGGGGCTCAGCGAGGTGGTGACGCCGGTCGGTGAGCTCGACCACCACACGGCGGATCTGCTGCGCGAGCCGCTGGAGAGCGCGGTCGAGCAGGGGCGCGTGCGCCTGGTGGTCGACTGCTCGCGACTCGACTTCTGTGATTCCACCGGGCTGAACGTGCTGCTCGGTGCGCGCCTCAAGGCGGAGGCAGCCGGGGGAGGGGTTCATTTGGCCGCGATGCAGCCGGTGGTGGCTCGGGTCTTCGAGATCACGGGCGCCGAGGCGGTGTTCACCGTCCATGCCTCGCTCGCCGAGGCCCTGGAGACCTGA
- a CDS encoding RNA polymerase sigma factor SigF, producing the protein MSPRLDVPRTHDAPSACPQGHTASDTEAPDGLEGLEGLPEIPPYTEVGALDARALSKTLFARLEVLDEGTPEYSYVRNTLVELNLALVKFAASRFRSRSEPMEDIVQVGTIGLIKAIDRFELSRGVEFPTFAMPTIIGEIKRFFRDTSWSVRVPRRLQELRLDLAKAGDELAQQLDRAPTVGELADRLGLGHDEVVEGMAASNAYTASSLDATPDEDEHEGALADRIGYEDHGLEGIEYVESLKPLIAALPGRDRKILSLRFVANMTQSEIGEELGISQMHVSRLLSRTLVKLRKGLTLDE; encoded by the coding sequence ATGTCGCCCCGGCTCGACGTACCGCGTACCCACGACGCGCCGTCAGCATGTCCCCAGGGACACACCGCATCAGACACCGAAGCGCCCGACGGGCTCGAAGGCCTTGAGGGACTGCCCGAGATCCCGCCCTACACCGAGGTGGGGGCGCTGGACGCCAGGGCCCTGTCGAAGACGCTCTTCGCCCGGCTCGAAGTCCTCGACGAGGGCACGCCGGAGTACTCGTACGTACGCAACACCCTCGTCGAGCTGAACCTGGCCCTGGTCAAGTTCGCCGCGTCCCGGTTCCGCTCCCGCAGCGAGCCGATGGAGGACATCGTCCAGGTCGGCACGATCGGCCTCATCAAGGCGATCGACCGTTTCGAGCTCAGCCGCGGGGTCGAGTTCCCGACCTTCGCGATGCCGACCATCATCGGCGAGATCAAGCGCTTCTTCCGCGACACCAGCTGGTCCGTGCGCGTCCCGCGCCGCCTGCAGGAGCTGCGGCTCGACCTGGCCAAGGCGGGCGACGAGCTCGCCCAGCAGCTCGACAGGGCGCCCACCGTGGGCGAGCTCGCCGACCGCCTTGGCCTCGGCCACGACGAGGTCGTGGAAGGCATGGCCGCGAGCAACGCGTACACCGCCAGCTCGCTGGACGCCACGCCCGACGAGGACGAGCACGAGGGCGCGCTGGCCGACCGGATCGGTTACGAGGACCACGGCCTCGAAGGCATCGAGTACGTCGAGTCCCTCAAGCCGCTCATCGCCGCGCTGCCGGGCCGCGACCGCAAGATCCTCTCGCTCCGGTTCGTCGCCAACATGACGCAGTCGGAGATCGGCGAGGAGCTGGGCATCTCCCAGATGCACGTGTCCAGACTGCTCTCGCGCACGCTGGTCAAGCTGCGCAAGGGTCTGACGCTGGACGAGTGA
- the hutI gene encoding imidazolonepropionase — protein MTTTAITHISALVTNDPSLGDGSPLGLIQDAAVVIEGDRVVWTGASSKAPATDNAVDAGGRAVIPGFVDSHSHLVFAGDRTQEFNARMSGRAYSAGGIRTTVAATRAATDEQLSANVARYLAEALRQGTTVLETKSGYGLTVEDEARALRIAARHTDEVTFLGAHIVSPDYADDPAGYVDLVTGPMLDACAPHARWIDVFCERGAFDGDQARAILTAGLARGLRARVHANQLGHGPGVRLAVELGAASADHCTHLTDADVDALAQSDTVATLLPGAEFSTRAAWPDARRLLDAGATVALSTDCNPGSSFTSSMPFCVALAVRDMGMTPDEAVWSATAGGAAALRRDDVGRLAPGARADLVLLDAPSHVHLAYRPGVPLVREVWRAGERVVAPYGG, from the coding sequence ATGACGACGACCGCCATCACCCACATCTCCGCCCTGGTCACCAACGACCCCTCCCTCGGCGACGGCTCCCCCCTCGGGCTGATCCAGGACGCGGCCGTCGTCATCGAGGGCGACCGCGTCGTCTGGACCGGTGCGTCCAGCAAAGCACCCGCCACCGACAACGCCGTCGACGCGGGCGGCCGGGCCGTGATCCCCGGCTTCGTCGACTCCCACTCCCACCTGGTCTTCGCGGGCGACCGCACCCAGGAGTTCAACGCCCGCATGTCCGGCCGCGCCTACAGCGCGGGCGGCATCCGCACCACCGTCGCCGCCACCCGCGCCGCCACCGACGAACAGCTCTCCGCCAACGTCGCCCGCTACCTCGCCGAGGCGCTGCGCCAGGGCACCACCGTCCTGGAGACCAAGTCCGGCTACGGCCTGACCGTCGAGGACGAGGCCCGCGCCCTGCGCATCGCCGCCCGCCACACCGACGAGGTCACCTTCCTCGGCGCCCACATCGTCTCCCCGGACTACGCCGACGACCCGGCCGGCTACGTGGACCTGGTCACCGGCCCGATGCTCGACGCCTGCGCCCCGCACGCCCGCTGGATCGACGTCTTCTGCGAGCGCGGCGCGTTCGACGGCGACCAGGCCCGCGCCATCCTCACCGCGGGCCTCGCGCGCGGCCTGCGCGCCCGCGTCCACGCCAACCAGCTCGGCCACGGCCCCGGCGTCCGGCTCGCCGTGGAGCTCGGCGCCGCCTCGGCCGACCACTGCACCCACCTGACCGACGCGGACGTGGACGCCCTCGCCCAGTCGGACACCGTCGCCACCCTGCTGCCGGGCGCCGAGTTCTCCACCCGCGCCGCCTGGCCGGACGCCCGCAGGCTGCTCGACGCGGGCGCCACCGTCGCGCTCTCCACGGACTGCAACCCGGGCTCCTCGTTCACCTCGTCGATGCCGTTCTGTGTCGCCCTGGCCGTGCGGGACATGGGCATGACCCCGGACGAGGCCGTCTGGTCCGCCACGGCGGGCGGCGCGGCGGCCCTGCGCCGCGACGACGTCGGCCGGCTCGCTCCGGGTGCCCGCGCCGACCTGGTCCTGCTGGACGCGCCGAGCCACGTCCACCTCGCGTACCGGCCGGGCGTGCCGCTGGTCCGCGAGGTGTGGCGGGCCGGGGAGCGCGTGGTGGCCCCGTACGGCGGCTGA
- a CDS encoding formimidoylglutamate deiminase codes for MPLTTEATGAPVTETYWLSHAWLGTHVEPGVALDVADGRIARVRTGVDTAPPGATALRGLTLPGLANTHSHAFHRALRSTVQVGSGTFWTWRETMYQVSSRLDPDSYYALARAVYAEMALAGITAVGEFHYLHHGPGGTPYDNPNAMGEALIEAARAAGIRITLLDTAYLSAGFGTGPDDHRAPDHHQARFSDGTADAWAERAAGLRGDDHALIGAAVHSVRAVPAAQLATVARWAEERRAPLHVHLSEQTAENDACLAAHGRTPTRLLADHGVLGPRTTGVHNTHLTDEDIALIGATSTGTCMCPTTERDLADGIGPAAALQHAGSPLSLGSDSHAVIDLFEEARAMELNERLRTRRRGHWTAAALLRAASADGHAALGRPGAGVLEAGAPADLVTVALDSVRTAGPVPRLAAETAVFAASAADVRHTVVAGRHLVRDGHHTLVDDVPRALARAIGALRP; via the coding sequence GTGCCGCTGACGACGGAGGCGACGGGCGCGCCCGTCACCGAGACGTACTGGCTCTCCCACGCCTGGCTCGGCACCCATGTCGAGCCGGGCGTCGCCCTGGACGTGGCGGACGGGCGGATCGCCCGCGTCCGCACCGGCGTCGACACCGCGCCGCCCGGCGCCACCGCGCTGCGCGGCCTCACCCTGCCGGGCCTGGCCAACACCCACTCGCACGCCTTCCACCGTGCCCTGCGCTCCACCGTCCAGGTCGGCTCGGGCACCTTCTGGACCTGGCGCGAGACCATGTACCAGGTCTCCTCCCGGCTCGACCCCGACAGCTACTACGCGCTCGCCCGCGCCGTGTACGCCGAGATGGCGCTCGCCGGCATCACCGCCGTCGGCGAATTCCACTACCTGCACCACGGCCCCGGCGGCACCCCCTACGACAACCCCAACGCCATGGGCGAGGCCCTGATCGAGGCCGCCCGCGCCGCCGGCATCCGGATCACCCTCCTCGACACCGCCTACCTCTCCGCCGGATTCGGCACCGGCCCCGACGACCACCGCGCCCCCGACCACCACCAGGCACGCTTCAGCGACGGCACCGCCGACGCCTGGGCCGAACGCGCCGCCGGACTCAGGGGCGACGACCACGCCCTCATCGGCGCCGCCGTCCACTCCGTCCGGGCGGTCCCGGCCGCCCAGCTCGCCACCGTCGCCCGCTGGGCCGAGGAACGGCGGGCCCCCCTGCACGTCCACCTCTCCGAGCAGACCGCCGAGAACGACGCCTGCCTCGCCGCCCACGGACGCACCCCCACCCGGCTCCTCGCCGACCACGGCGTCCTCGGACCGCGCACCACCGGCGTCCACAACACCCACCTCACCGACGAGGACATCGCCCTCATCGGCGCCACCTCCACCGGCACCTGCATGTGCCCGACGACCGAACGCGACCTCGCCGACGGCATCGGACCCGCCGCCGCCCTCCAGCACGCCGGCTCCCCGCTCTCCCTGGGCAGCGACAGCCACGCGGTGATCGACCTCTTCGAGGAGGCCCGCGCCATGGAGCTGAACGAACGGCTGCGCACCCGCCGGCGCGGCCACTGGACCGCCGCCGCCCTGCTGCGCGCCGCCTCCGCCGACGGCCACGCCGCGCTCGGCCGGCCCGGCGCGGGCGTTCTGGAGGCGGGCGCCCCGGCCGATCTGGTGACCGTCGCCCTCGACTCCGTCAGGACGGCCGGACCCGTGCCCCGGCTGGCAGCGGAGACCGCCGTATTCGCCGCCTCCGCGGCCGATGTCCGCCACACCGTGGTGGCGGGCCGCCATCTCGTACGCGACGGACACCACACGCTGGTCGACGACGTCCCCCGCGCACTCGCCCGGGCCATCGGCGCGCTGCGCCCCTAG
- a CDS encoding allantoate amidohydrolase, whose amino-acid sequence MWAELAPIGLHAGSGGYRRYAWTGADTDCRAWFREQGEARGLTVETDRNGNQWAWLGDPLAGDAVVTGSHLDSVPDGGAFDGPLGVVSSFAALDELRRRGATFTRPLAITNFGDEEGARFGLACVGSRLAAGQLTAEAAHRLRDADGVTLPQAMSAAGHDPDAIGPDPERLARIGAFVELHVEQGRALDLSGDPVGIASAIWPHGRWRFDFRGEANHAGTTRLTDRRDPMLTYAETVLAARREAELAGALATFGKVAVEPNGVNAIPSLVRGWLDSRAADQDTLDTVVAAVERAAREHADRAGIDLDVVRESFTPVVEFRHALRDELGTLLEKSTRGTGRPVPVLGTGAGHDAGILSASVPTAMLFVRNPTGVSHSPAEHAAEDDCAAGVTALADVLEGLACR is encoded by the coding sequence ATGTGGGCCGAACTGGCCCCCATCGGCCTGCACGCCGGCAGCGGGGGATACCGGCGCTACGCCTGGACCGGGGCCGACACCGACTGCCGGGCCTGGTTCCGCGAACAGGGCGAGGCACGCGGGCTGACCGTCGAGACCGACCGCAACGGCAACCAGTGGGCCTGGCTCGGCGACCCCCTCGCCGGGGACGCCGTCGTCACCGGCTCCCACCTGGACTCCGTACCGGACGGCGGCGCCTTCGACGGGCCGCTCGGCGTCGTCTCCTCGTTCGCCGCGCTCGACGAACTGCGCCGCCGGGGCGCCACGTTCACCAGACCGCTGGCCATCACCAACTTCGGCGACGAGGAGGGCGCCCGCTTCGGCCTCGCCTGCGTCGGCTCCCGGCTCGCCGCCGGCCAGCTGACCGCCGAGGCCGCGCACCGGCTGCGCGACGCGGACGGCGTCACCCTCCCGCAGGCCATGTCCGCCGCCGGACACGACCCCGACGCCATCGGCCCCGACCCCGAACGGCTCGCCCGGATCGGCGCCTTCGTCGAACTCCACGTCGAGCAGGGCCGCGCCCTGGACCTCTCCGGCGACCCGGTCGGCATCGCCTCCGCCATCTGGCCGCACGGACGCTGGCGGTTCGACTTCCGGGGCGAGGCCAACCACGCGGGCACCACCCGGCTCACCGACCGCCGCGACCCGATGCTCACCTACGCCGAGACCGTCCTCGCCGCCCGCCGCGAGGCCGAACTCGCCGGCGCCCTCGCCACCTTCGGCAAGGTCGCCGTCGAGCCCAACGGGGTCAACGCCATCCCCTCCCTCGTACGCGGCTGGCTCGACTCGCGCGCCGCCGACCAGGACACCCTGGACACCGTCGTCGCCGCCGTCGAACGGGCCGCCCGCGAACACGCCGACCGGGCCGGCATCGACCTCGACGTCGTCCGCGAGTCGTTCACGCCCGTCGTCGAGTTCCGGCACGCCCTGCGCGACGAGCTGGGCACCCTGCTGGAGAAGTCCACCCGCGGCACCGGCCGCCCGGTCCCCGTGCTCGGCACCGGCGCCGGACACGACGCGGGTATTTTGTCCGCCTCCGTGCCGACCGCCATGCTGTTCGTACGGAACCCGACCGGGGTCTCGCACTCACCGGCCGAACACGCCGCCGAGGACGACTGCGCCGCCGGGGTCACCGCACTCGCCGACGTACTGGAAGGTCTCGCGTGCCGCTGA
- the hutU gene encoding urocanate hydratase: MSGPRPVRAPRGTELSALGWQQEAALRMLQNNLDPEVAEHPDKLVVYGGTGKAARDWRSFDAMVRTLRTLKQDETMLVQSGRPVGVMQTHEWAPRVLIANSNLVGDWANWEEFRRLEALGLTMYGQMTAGSWIYIGTQGILQGTYETFAAVAAKKFGGTLAGTITLTAGLGGMGGAQPLAVTMNDGVAICIDCDPRAIERRIEHRYLDVKADSPEHALQLAVEARDARRPLSIGLLGNAAELLPRLLAEGAPIDIVTDQTSAHDPLSYLPAGVDFDDMASYAAEKPADFTLRARESMARHVEAMVGFMDAGAEVFDYGNSIRGEAQLAGYERAFDFPGFVPAYIRPLFCEGKGPFRWAALSGEASDIHKTDKALLELFPENESLHRWIRMAGERVHFQGLPARICWLGYGERDRAGERFNDMVASGELAAPLAIGRDHLDCGSVASPYRETEAMLDGSDAIADWPLLNAMVNVASGASWVSLHHGGGVGMGRSIHAGQVTVADGTEPAGEKIRRVLTNDPGMGVIRHVDAGYDIADSVAQDKGVRVPMREDA, translated from the coding sequence ATGTCAGGACCCCGCCCCGTACGGGCGCCGCGCGGTACGGAACTGAGTGCCCTGGGCTGGCAGCAGGAAGCCGCCCTGCGGATGCTCCAGAACAACCTCGACCCCGAGGTCGCCGAGCACCCCGACAAGCTCGTCGTCTACGGCGGCACCGGCAAGGCGGCCCGCGACTGGCGCTCCTTCGACGCGATGGTCCGTACGCTGCGCACGCTCAAGCAGGACGAAACGATGCTCGTCCAGTCCGGCCGCCCGGTCGGCGTCATGCAGACCCACGAGTGGGCGCCCCGTGTGCTGATCGCCAACTCCAACCTGGTCGGCGACTGGGCGAACTGGGAGGAGTTCCGCCGCCTGGAGGCGCTCGGACTCACCATGTACGGCCAGATGACCGCCGGTTCCTGGATCTACATCGGCACCCAGGGCATCCTCCAGGGCACCTACGAGACCTTCGCCGCCGTCGCCGCCAAGAAGTTCGGCGGTACCCTGGCCGGCACCATCACCCTGACCGCCGGACTCGGCGGCATGGGCGGCGCCCAGCCGCTCGCCGTGACCATGAACGACGGCGTCGCCATCTGTATCGACTGCGACCCGCGCGCCATCGAACGCCGCATCGAGCACCGCTACCTGGACGTGAAGGCCGACTCCCCGGAGCACGCCCTCCAGCTCGCCGTCGAGGCCCGCGACGCCCGCCGCCCGCTCTCCATCGGCCTCCTCGGCAACGCGGCCGAGCTGCTGCCCCGGCTGCTCGCCGAGGGCGCCCCCATCGACATCGTCACCGACCAGACCAGCGCGCACGACCCGCTCTCCTACCTCCCGGCCGGCGTCGACTTCGACGACATGGCCTCCTACGCCGCCGAGAAGCCCGCCGACTTCACCCTTCGGGCCCGCGAGTCGATGGCCCGGCACGTCGAGGCCATGGTCGGCTTCATGGACGCCGGCGCGGAGGTCTTCGACTACGGCAACTCCATCCGGGGCGAGGCACAACTCGCCGGATACGAGCGCGCCTTCGACTTCCCCGGCTTCGTACCGGCCTACATCCGGCCGCTGTTCTGCGAGGGCAAGGGCCCGTTCCGCTGGGCGGCGCTGTCCGGTGAGGCGTCCGACATCCACAAGACGGACAAGGCACTGCTCGAACTCTTCCCGGAGAACGAGTCCCTGCACCGCTGGATCAGGATGGCCGGCGAGCGCGTCCACTTCCAGGGCCTGCCCGCCCGCATCTGCTGGCTCGGCTACGGCGAACGCGACCGGGCCGGCGAGCGCTTCAACGACATGGTGGCGAGCGGCGAGCTGGCGGCCCCGCTGGCGATCGGGCGCGACCACCTGGACTGCGGCTCCGTCGCCTCCCCCTACCGCGAGACCGAGGCCATGCTCGACGGCTCCGACGCGATCGCCGACTGGCCGCTGCTGAACGCCATGGTCAACGTGGCGTCCGGGGCGTCCTGGGTCTCCCTGCACCACGGCGGCGGCGTCGGCATGGGCCGCTCCATCCACGCCGGACAGGTGACCGTCGCGGACGGCACGGAGCCGGCCGGCGAGAAGATCCGCCGGGTCCTCACCAACGACCCGGGCATGGGCGTCATCCGGCACGTGGACGCGGGCTACGACATCGCCGACTCCGTCGCGCAGGACAAGGGCGTGCGCGTCCCGATGCGGGAGGACGCGTGA